ATGCCACGCGATTGAACTGCCATTTCATATTCCAATGAAAACCCATCTCATACGAGCCGTAGTCCATATACACGATGGTATCTTTTTTGATCGGTGCATGACTGAGCAGATGGTCAAGCTGTGCAGTCGCGAACCAGATCGACGGTGACAATGCCGCTGCCCGCGAAAAGACATGATTGTAACGCATTACCGCGTACAAGCTCATCAAACCTCCCATCGAACTGCCCGAGATGAACGTATGCTTCCGATCAGGCAGTGTCGGATAATGCTTGTCGATATACGGTTTGAACGTATTGACAAGCCATTTCATCGTAATATGCCCACGGCCTTTGATACGGCCCAATTTAGAATTATCGAATGTAAACGGCGAATACTCAGATAATCGCCCATTATCCGGACTATGATTACATTCTACCGCAGCAATGATCAATTGCAGTTTATT
This DNA window, taken from Selenomonadales bacterium, encodes the following:
- a CDS encoding alpha/beta hydrolase, which gives rise to MITKWNITIPELTGKTVRRAYVYVPDDWKEGSDVRYPVLYMFDGHNVFFDEDATYGKSWGMAKFAESNKLQLIIAAVECNHSPDNGRLSEYSPFTFDNSKLGRIKGRGHITMKWLVNTFKPYIDKHYPTLPDRKHTFISGSSMGGLMSLYAVMRYNHVFSRAAALSPSIWFATAQLDHLLSHAPIKKDTIVYMDYGSYEMGFHWNMKWQFNRVASKLLERGVMLDCRVVPNGDHDEATWEKQIPFFMNTLFYDLK